A stretch of Oncorhynchus mykiss isolate Arlee chromosome 26, USDA_OmykA_1.1, whole genome shotgun sequence DNA encodes these proteins:
- the LOC110526828 gene encoding myoblast determination protein 1 homolog 1 — translation MELPDIPFPITSPDDFYDDPCFNTSDMHFFEDLDPRLVHVGLLKPDDHHHKEDEHIRAPSGHHQAGRCLLWACKACKRKTTNADRRKAATMRERRRLSKVNDAFETLKRCTSTNPNQRLPKVDILRNAISYIESLQGLLRGAGQEGNYYPVMDHYSGDSDASSPRSNCSDGMMDFNGQSCPPRRRNKYDSTYFNEAPNDSRHKKNSVISSLDCLSNIVERITTDTSACPAVQDGSEGSSPCSPGDGSIASENGAPIPSPINCVPALHDPNTIYQVL, via the exons ATGGAGTTGCCGGATATTCCTTTCCCTATAACCTCTCCAGATGACTTCTACGACGACCCTTGCTTCAACACCAGCGACATGCATTTCTTTGAGGACCTGGACCCGAGACTCGTTCATGTGGGTCTCCTCAAGCCGGACGACCACCATCACAAAGAGGACGAGCACATCCGGGCACCGAGCGGGCACCACCAGGCCGGCAGGTGCCTCCTGTGGGCCTGCAAAGCCTGCAAGAGGAAGACCACCAATGCTGATCGCAGGAAAGCGGCTACCATGCGGGAAAGAAGGCGACTGAGCAAGGTGAACGACGCCTTCGAGACACTGAAGAGATGTACGTCTACTAACCCAAACCAGAGGCTGCCCAAAGTGGATATCCTGCGGAATGCCATCAGCTACATTGAGTCTCTCCAAGGCCTGCTTCGTGGGGCCGGACAGGAGGGCAACTATTACCCGGTGATGGATCACTATAGCGGGGACTCGGATGCGTCCAGTCCCCGCTCCAACTGCTCAGACGGAATG ATGGATTTCAATGGTCAGTCTTGTCCACCAAGACGGAGAAACAAGTATGATAGCACCTACTTCAACGAAGCACCAAATG ATTCCAGACACAAGAAGAACTCTGTTATTTCCAGTTTGGACTGCCTGTCAAACATCGTGGAGCGAATCACCACGGATACCTCTGCCTGTCCCGCTGTTCAGGACGGTTCCGAGGGTAGCAGCCCATGTTCTCCCGGGGATGGTTCCATAGCGAGTGAGAACGGAGCCCCCATCCCGTCCCCGATCAACTGCGTCCCCGCCTTACATGACCCAAACACCATCTACCAGGTGTTGTGA